The segment ACGTACGCTGTTACGCCGCAGCCCGCCTCGAGAGAGAGAGCATTTTCGCGTAGCCGATTTAGCAATGGATGTTTTGCGCCGCAGAGTCACCCGCCAGGGCGAGCGACTTGCACTCACCAACAAAGAATTTGCGCTTTTAGAGCTGTTTCTCGACCGGGAAGGCGAAGTGCTATCACGTACCTATATTGCTTCTCGGGTTTGGCAGATGAACTTTGACAGCGATACCAACGTCGTCGAAGTAGCTGTGCGGCGACTTCGCGCTAAAGTCGACGACCCCTTTCCCACTAAACTAATCCACACCGAGCGTGGCATGGGCTATGTGCTTGAGGATCGTTCCTAATGCCAGCATTAAACTCTCTAGCAACGCGCCTATCGCTACTTTTTG is part of the Halomonas sp. GT genome and harbors:
- a CDS encoding heavy metal response regulator transcription factor; this translates as MRILIVEDEQKTADYLSRGLGESGYAVEVARDGYDAQHYIEECEFDLIILDVMLPGLDGWQLLQLVRQRSQVPVLFLTARDAVEYRVKGLELGADDYLVKPFSFVELLARVRTLLRRSPPREREHFRVADLAMDVLRRRVTRQGERLALTNKEFALLELFLDREGEVLSRTYIASRVWQMNFDSDTNVVEVAVRRLRAKVDDPFPTKLIHTERGMGYVLEDRS